Genomic window (Bacillus vallismortis):
ACGGCCGAGGCAGTGTCATGCGTTGCGACTGTTATCACCTTGCAAGCCGGCAGGTCATAATCCGGGAACCAATCATTTCTCAGCATCCCGAGCTCACACCCCGGTTCAGTCAGCGGCGCAAATTGATGTTCGTGAACAGACACGGCTTTGAGCAATTCAAGGTCAAGCTTTCCGGTTGAAACATTGAGAAGCTGTGTTGTCGACGCATTTGTGATTTCTGTCACCGCTTTTCCGGTTAGACAATAGCCTAAATAATCGGGAACCAGCATCATTTTGTCTGTCGTTTTCAGCAGCTCGCGGTCTTCTTCATACAATTGATAAATCGTGTTAAAAGGCTGAAATTGTATTCCTGTTTTTCGATAGATTGTGTCTTTTGACAGGGTTTGTTCCAGTTTGCCTATCGTGTGATCTGTTCTTCTATCCCGGTAGGACATCACTTCCCGCAAACGGTTTCCTTTTTCGTCCAGTAAGGCATAATCAACCGCCCATGTGTCAATTCCGACGGTGCATCGTTCATACCCTAGCTCTTTCACCTTTTGAAGCCCTTGCAGGATTTGTTTTAGCAAACGGTCAATATCCCAATAGCAATGTCCGTCTCTTTGAATGAAGCCGTTAGCGAATCTGTGAATCTCTTGTACTTCAAGCTTTCCTTCCTTCAGCTCACCTACCATGACCCTCCCGCTTGACGCGCCTATATCAATGGCAGTATAAATCATTTCTTCACCCTCTCTTCGGAAGGGGAACAGCTGTTACTTTCACCTCTTTGTCTTCAAGCGCTTTTACCGATACCGGATCAAGTCCAGAATCAGTAATAAGGCGGCTGATATCCTGCAGCGAGGCGATATGTGAAAACTCACGGTTCCCCCATTTGCTTGAATCGGCCATCAAAATGGTCTGATCAGACCTTTCGATCATCCGTTTTTTGAGCAGCGCCTGCCACTCGTTTGAGTCACTCATCCCGTTGTTGATATCAAAGCCTTTACAGGACAGAAAGGTTTTATTGACATGATAGGTCTCAAGCGAACGCTCAGCCAACGGTCCGGCAAACGATAATGATTTTTCCAGCAAAATCCCTCCTGTTGAAATGACTGAGATGTTTTCTTTATTGCTGAGTTCAATGGCTGCCTTCATTGAGTTTGTAATGACGGTGAGCTCAATATCCGGGAGTATTTTCGCCATGTACCAGGCGGTAGTGCTTGCATCAAGAATGATTCGGTCTCCGCTGTTTACATATTTGA
Coding sequences:
- the rhaR gene encoding rhamnose catabolism operon transcriptional regulator RhaR gives rise to the protein MLVAERQQKIVEIVNMRSSIRVSELSDIFSVTEETIRRDLEKLEREHKLSRSHGGAVSIEQQKSEVHFSEREITNVIEKKAIAHEAVKYVNSGDRIILDASTTAWYMAKILPDIELTVITNSMKAAIELSNKENISVISTGGILLEKSLSFAGPLAERSLETYHVNKTFLSCKGFDINNGMSDSNEWQALLKKRMIERSDQTILMADSSKWGNREFSHIASLQDISRLITDSGLDPVSVKALEDKEVKVTAVPLPKRG